Proteins encoded together in one Triticum dicoccoides isolate Atlit2015 ecotype Zavitan chromosome 7B, WEW_v2.0, whole genome shotgun sequence window:
- the LOC119340614 gene encoding receptor-like cytosolic serine/threonine-protein kinase RBK2 yields MVTEPQKDFSYKSAAASMSRKNGCGGGEKSSRESGDDLVSPRSVLEGCTTSSDVDAAAMTDETSCTTGSSSTKTGVVAAYSEPSTPAPPRNDGPPAAWKGVMEAWRSRTKRRLSGGIPSTMSSKLRSLSIRGSSKWQWPSAGQVNVEQHDLCALRLSFRTFSLSELRKATRNFSKENVVGRGGYAKVYRGLLPDGQLVAVKKLSATENGRMESFLSELGHAVNVRHPNVARLVGVGLEGGEHLVFPFSRLGCLSRRLHGGSGEEGTMPWEARYKVALGAASGLEYLHERCARRIVHRDIKPANILLKDDYEPQICDFGLAKWLPAKLTHYQVTTFEGTFGYVPPEYTTHGIFNEKTDVFAFGVVLLELLTGRRAIDGTMVPEQQGRGLEDGRSRSRRTIRRGTAPPRHARSPTLHTHLAGPKATDEPGWKNPPRRLRTTTNHGA; encoded by the exons ATGGTGACGGAGCCACAAAAAGATTTTTCATACAAAT cggcggcggcgtccatgtcCCGTAAGAACGGCTGCGGTGGTGGCGAGAAGTCATCGCGAGAGAGCGGCGACGATCTGGTCTCCCCGAGAAGCGTCCTCGAGGGATGCACGACGTCGAGTGACGTTGACGCCGCCGCAATGACAGACGAGACCAGCTGCACGACGGGGTCGTCGTCGACGAAGACGGGCGTTGTGGCCGCGTACTCGGAGCCATCCACGCCCGCGCCGCCGCGAAACGACGGGCCTCCGGCCGCGTGGAAGGGCGTCATGGAGGCGTGGAGGTCAAGGACCAAACGCCGCCTCTCCGGCGGCATCCCGTCAACCATGTCGTCGAAGCTCCGGAGCTTGAGCATCCGCGGCAGCAGCAAGTGGCAGTGGCCGTCGGCGGGGCAGGTGAACGTGGAACAGCATGACCTGTGCGCGCTGAGGCTATCCTTCCGGACCTTCTCACTGTCGGAGCTGAGGAAGGCCACCCGCAACTTCAGCAAGGAGAACGTGGTGGGCAGGGGTGGGTACGCCAAGGTCTATCGCGGCCTCCTGCCTGACGGGCAGCTGGTGGCCGTGAAGAAGCTGTCGGCGACGGAGAATGGCCGCATGGAGAGCTTCCTGTCGGAGCTGGGGCACGCGGTGAATGTGCGCCACCCGAACGTGGCGAGGCTGGTTGGCGTGGGCCTGGAGGGCGGCGAGCACCTGGTGTTCCCCTTCTCGCGCCTGGGATGCCTCTCCCGCAGGCTCCACGGAGGGTCCGGCGAGGAGGGGACCATGCCGTGGGAGGCGAGGTACAAGGTGGCCCTGGGCGCGGCCAGCGGGCTGGAGTACCTCCACGAGCGGTGCGCCAGGAGGATCGTGCACCGCGACATCAAGCCCGCCAACATCCTGCTCAAAGACGACTACGAACCACAG ATATGTGACTTTGGGCTAGCAAAGTGGCTGCCGGCCAAGCTGACGCACTACCAAGTGACTACCTTCGAAGGCACATTTGG GTACGTGCCGCCCGAGTACACGACGCACGGGATCTTCAACGAGAAGACGGACGTGTTCGCCTTCGGCGTCGTGCTGCTCGAGCTCCTCACCGGCCGGCGAGCCATCGACG GTACGATGGTTCCTGAGCAGCAAGGACGAGGTCTTGAAGATGGTCGATCCCGCTCTAGGAGGACGATACGACGTGGAACAGCTCCGCCGCGTCATGCACGCAGCCCAACTCTGCATACACACCTCGCCGGCCCAAAGGCCACGGATGAGCCAG GTTGGAAGAATCCTCCGAGAAGACTACGAACAACAACAAATCATGGGGCATGA